In one window of Halocatena salina DNA:
- a CDS encoding twin-arginine translocation signal domain-containing protein has translation MRSAEHNNRTVNRRNVLKKLGAAGVVGAVGLPAGVSAEPNPSDVHIEKILDKTHIQQIEDVVGTLSVEEAVVKQRELDGRTITHTEFQTNLGTLTNTEIGNSVEAKLELNLAQTPELRQKLPAEFRPIPAESTTFLVSDESSITIARMATDTELEQLEHAVEEDVISAVYTHNSSGFKVAAGTVNEDTANVQRYHVDATGGDLSAASVEPVASTEGSCVYTCTSCAGAVVSKGFCVSTCAAAMTGVGLGGCIACAFFTNLGIGSCGMCYNCFW, from the coding sequence ATGAGGAGTGCAGAACATAATAATAGAACTGTAAACAGACGAAACGTGCTCAAGAAACTCGGTGCTGCAGGGGTTGTCGGTGCGGTTGGACTTCCGGCAGGCGTATCAGCGGAGCCGAACCCATCCGATGTTCACATCGAGAAAATCCTCGATAAGACACATATCCAACAAATTGAGGATGTGGTCGGCACATTGTCGGTCGAGGAGGCTGTCGTGAAACAACGAGAACTTGATGGAAGAACGATCACCCACACCGAGTTCCAGACTAACCTCGGGACACTGACCAATACCGAAATCGGGAATTCTGTTGAAGCGAAACTCGAACTGAATCTCGCACAGACACCGGAACTCCGACAGAAGCTTCCAGCCGAATTCAGACCTATTCCAGCTGAAAGCACCACGTTTCTTGTTAGTGATGAATCGTCGATTACGATTGCTCGAATGGCAACCGATACCGAACTAGAGCAGTTAGAACACGCTGTCGAAGAGGACGTCATCTCCGCGGTTTATACGCATAACAGTAGCGGATTCAAAGTAGCTGCCGGAACGGTGAACGAGGACACGGCCAATGTCCAACGATACCATGTTGATGCAACTGGTGGCGACCTTTCAGCAGCCTCTGTTGAACCGGTGGCATCAACTGAGGGATCTTGTGTGTATACGTGTACGAGCTGTGCCGGAGCCGTTGTGAGTAAAGGATTTTGTGTTTCGACATGTGCAGCAGCGATGACCGGCGTTGGATTAGGTGGCTGTATTGCGTGTGCCTTTTTCACCAATCTTGGCATCGGGTCATGCGGTATGTGTTATAATTGTTTCTGGTGA
- a CDS encoding luciferase domain-containing protein, whose amino-acid sequence MNPIESTVSAWSGVEVDSHDRGVGREFTLDGRQISHVHHGKLLDIPFDKCVRDVFIEEKRAEKHHVTPDFSDSWWMSYRTQSDEDVGGVFWLLRVACLYHVITMQKREEHSPGDRVDIDAALAESDMSDTLEDVFNEVSAA is encoded by the coding sequence ATGAATCCGATCGAATCTACCGTCAGCGCGTGGTCCGGGGTGGAAGTCGACTCGCACGACCGTGGCGTCGGGCGCGAGTTTACCCTCGATGGACGGCAGATCAGCCACGTCCACCATGGCAAACTCCTCGACATTCCATTCGACAAATGTGTCCGTGACGTCTTCATTGAGGAGAAACGAGCTGAAAAACATCACGTCACGCCCGATTTCTCCGATTCTTGGTGGATGTCCTATCGCACCCAATCGGACGAAGACGTTGGGGGAGTATTCTGGCTTCTCCGTGTCGCGTGTCTCTATCATGTGATCACGATGCAAAAACGTGAGGAACACTCTCCGGGAGACAGAGTCGATATCGATGCCGCACTCGCTGAGTCGGATATGAGCGACACGTTAGAAGACGTGTTCAACGAGGTGAGTGCCGCATGA
- a CDS encoding MFS transporter, whose product MSGEITLSRPRLAQGTLLLASMLTIMAGATISPALPAIQRAFVNAPNAGVLVGLVLTMHGLFIAVGSPVIGALADRYGRRRLLLGSTVVYALAGGSGFVLDSLVAILVGRAVLGLAVAGVMVTVTALITDYYEENHRDTILGRQGAFMSIGGVVLLPLAGVLADIGWRVPFLVYTVALVLLPAMAFGLPEPSRREPTGDRPTSISDLRQTLAQFPLGTLGLIAALGLVGQIIFYMTPVQIPFYLETRTGASGTVIGAALAASTGAGGVASLLYGRVRRSLSVIDIVALTFGFMSIGYAVIGVSGTVPGVVIGLAVAGAGSGFLLTNLNAWIAAVTPESVRGRALSALTSAFFLGQFLSPLVTQPVSDTLGLGTTFVGVGVLLAGGAIAFALASVSVTPLPTQNPNPPRSNSR is encoded by the coding sequence ATGAGCGGCGAGATCACACTCTCACGCCCGAGACTTGCACAGGGAACGCTGCTGCTTGCAAGCATGCTCACCATCATGGCGGGTGCGACGATCTCTCCGGCGCTGCCCGCAATTCAGAGAGCGTTTGTGAATGCGCCGAACGCGGGAGTCCTCGTCGGGCTCGTTCTCACAATGCACGGGTTGTTCATCGCAGTTGGTTCACCCGTCATTGGCGCGCTCGCTGACCGGTACGGCCGCCGACGGTTGCTGCTTGGCTCGACAGTCGTCTACGCGCTCGCGGGTGGTTCAGGATTCGTGCTCGATTCACTGGTGGCAATTCTCGTCGGTCGAGCGGTGCTAGGGCTGGCCGTTGCGGGCGTGATGGTGACTGTGACTGCGCTGATTACCGACTACTACGAGGAGAACCACCGGGATACGATCCTCGGGCGACAGGGTGCCTTCATGTCCATTGGCGGCGTCGTCCTGTTGCCGCTCGCAGGCGTGCTCGCAGATATCGGCTGGCGGGTTCCGTTCCTCGTCTATACAGTGGCGCTGGTGCTCCTGCCGGCGATGGCGTTCGGATTGCCAGAGCCGAGCCGCCGTGAACCCACCGGGGACCGTCCAACGAGTATCAGCGACCTCCGCCAAACGCTCGCTCAGTTCCCGCTCGGAACGCTCGGTCTTATCGCTGCACTCGGGTTAGTCGGTCAGATCATCTTCTACATGACTCCTGTCCAGATTCCGTTCTATCTCGAAACGCGGACTGGGGCAAGTGGCACGGTGATCGGTGCTGCGCTGGCGGCGTCGACAGGAGCCGGTGGAGTCGCCTCGCTGCTGTATGGCCGCGTCCGTCGATCCTTGAGTGTAATCGATATCGTTGCACTCACATTTGGATTCATGAGTATCGGGTATGCCGTGATCGGCGTGAGTGGGACGGTTCCCGGTGTTGTCATTGGTCTGGCGGTCGCGGGTGCTGGCAGTGGGTTCCTCCTGACGAACCTCAACGCGTGGATTGCAGCGGTCACGCCGGAGTCCGTTCGTGGACGGGCGCTCAGTGCCCTGACGAGTGCGTTTTTCCTCGGGCAGTTTCTCTCACCGCTCGTGACCCAGCCAGTAAGCGATACTCTGGGCCTTGGAACGACGTTTGTCGGAGTCGGGGTATTGTTGGCGGGCGGAGCGATCGCGTTCGCGCTCGCAAGCGTCTCTGTCACGCCCCTTCCAACTCAGAACCCGAACCCGCCACGCAGCAACAGTCGGTAA
- a CDS encoding dihydrofolate reductase family protein → MKTQYYTATSINGYLADEDNSLDWLFQFGEIESMEDDYPRFIKQVGAIAMGSTTYEWIIEHENLLEEPEKWPYETPTWVFSSRELSVVKRADIRFVQGDVAPVHAEMAEAAGDKNVWLVGGGDLAGQFHDQGLLDEIILSVAPVMLDSGAQLFPREITSSPLKLIDVQQHSDVFAVLTYEVPLQENLKSDG, encoded by the coding sequence ATGAAGACCCAATACTACACGGCAACGAGCATCAACGGGTATCTCGCCGATGAGGATAACTCACTCGACTGGCTCTTCCAGTTCGGAGAGATCGAGAGTATGGAGGACGATTACCCCCGATTCATCAAGCAGGTCGGCGCTATAGCCATGGGCTCGACGACCTACGAGTGGATCATCGAACACGAAAATCTGCTGGAGGAGCCCGAAAAGTGGCCGTATGAGACACCGACCTGGGTGTTCAGTAGCCGAGAACTATCGGTTGTGAAGAGGGCAGATATTCGCTTCGTGCAGGGAGACGTCGCACCCGTTCACGCTGAAATGGCGGAAGCCGCAGGTGACAAGAACGTCTGGCTCGTCGGCGGCGGCGATCTGGCCGGGCAGTTCCACGATCAGGGGCTGCTCGATGAGATTATCCTCAGCGTTGCTCCCGTCATGCTCGATTCGGGTGCGCAGCTCTTCCCGCGCGAAATTACATCATCACCTCTAAAGCTGATCGATGTACAACAGCATAGCGATGTCTTTGCTGTGCTGACCTATGAAGTGCCGCTTCAAGAGAATTTGAAGTCGGATGGGTAG